From Propionispora vibrioides, the proteins below share one genomic window:
- a CDS encoding zinc-ribbon domain containing protein gives MAFQDKTLKCKDCGCDFIFTTGEQEFYAEKGFENEPARCRDCRDAKKRSREGGESQGAQREMHEAVCAECGVTTKVPFKPRNDRPIYCRDCFNAKKSY, from the coding sequence ATGGCGTTCCAGGACAAAACTCTAAAATGCAAGGACTGTGGGTGTGACTTTATCTTTACGACCGGTGAACAAGAGTTTTATGCAGAAAAAGGGTTTGAAAATGAACCGGCGCGTTGCCGCGATTGCCGCGATGCGAAGAAAAGAAGCCGCGAAGGCGGCGAAAGCCAAGGAGCTCAACGGGAAATGCATGAAGCCGTATGTGCAGAATGCGGTGTAACTACAAAAGTACCGTTTAAACCTCGCAATGATCGTCCTATTTACTGCCGC
- a CDS encoding Gfo/Idh/MocA family protein, protein MEKLSFAVVGCGRISYKHIEALVKNELQAVLTAVCDELVDRAENKAGEYVTALRQEEKQPALPAVYTDYRQLLAECPMDVVVIATESGKHAEQALAALEAGKHVIVEKPMALSVSDADRMIATAAAKGVKLCVSHQNRFNLPVQKLRQAVEAGRFGRIIAGNARILWNRNQGYYEQAPWRGTYDQDGGCLMNQCIHNIDLLQWMLGGDMQEIQAMLGNYIHPYIEAEDYGSIQIRFQNGAIGNVEGTVCVYPRNLEETLTVLGEKGTVVIGGAALNEVKVWQFADGLDDLAQVQAACNKQIESVYGWGHAPLYADMIDSIHTGREPLVNGAEGKKGMAIILHAYRAAQQGRAVTYGSQREQLVCAAMKGSLPKL, encoded by the coding sequence ATGGAAAAGCTAAGCTTTGCCGTTGTTGGCTGTGGCCGGATTTCTTACAAGCATATTGAGGCATTGGTGAAGAATGAACTGCAGGCCGTACTGACCGCGGTGTGTGACGAACTGGTTGATCGGGCGGAAAACAAAGCCGGCGAGTATGTAACGGCCCTGCGACAGGAAGAAAAGCAGCCAGCCTTGCCTGCGGTATATACCGATTATCGGCAACTGTTGGCAGAGTGTCCGATGGATGTGGTGGTGATCGCCACCGAATCGGGGAAACACGCTGAGCAGGCGTTAGCCGCCCTGGAAGCAGGCAAGCATGTCATTGTGGAAAAACCGATGGCCCTGTCGGTGTCTGATGCCGACAGGATGATTGCCACTGCTGCCGCGAAAGGCGTCAAACTTTGCGTGTCCCATCAAAATCGCTTCAATCTGCCGGTGCAGAAGCTGCGTCAGGCGGTGGAAGCCGGCCGTTTTGGCCGGATTATCGCCGGCAATGCCCGGATATTGTGGAACCGCAACCAAGGCTATTACGAACAGGCACCCTGGCGGGGAACTTATGACCAGGACGGCGGTTGTCTGATGAACCAGTGCATCCATAATATTGATCTGCTGCAATGGATGCTGGGTGGTGATATGCAGGAAATACAGGCTATGCTCGGCAACTATATTCACCCCTATATTGAAGCTGAGGATTATGGCAGCATTCAGATCCGTTTTCAAAACGGCGCAATCGGCAATGTGGAGGGTACTGTCTGCGTGTATCCCCGCAATTTGGAAGAAACACTGACGGTGCTGGGAGAAAAAGGTACTGTCGTGATTGGTGGGGCGGCGCTTAATGAGGTGAAGGTCTGGCAGTTTGCCGATGGACTGGATGATTTGGCCCAGGTGCAGGCTGCGTGCAATAAACAGATTGAGAGTGTCTATGGCTGGGGCCATGCGCCGTTGTATGCCGATATGATCGACAGCATTCATACCGGCCGGGAGCCACTGGTTAATGGTGCGGAAGGTAAAAAAGGCATGGCCATTATCCTGCATGCTTATCGGGCAGCTCAGCAGGGAAGGGCCGTTACCTACGGTTCTCAGCGTGAACAACTGGTTTGTGCTGCCATGAAGGGAAGTTTGCCTAAACTTTAA
- a CDS encoding nucleotide sugar dehydrogenase, with the protein MKKQSILTKIKEKTAHLGVIGLGYVGLPLAVEKAKAGYTTIGFDVQDQKVDMVNRGENYIGDIVPDELRQVVKAGKLKATRDFSFIREVDCVAICVPTPLDIYQQPDISYVVQSTAALAEYLHPGMLIVLESTTYPGTTEEVVKPLLEESGLIVGEDIFLAFSPERVDPGNQFYNTKNTPKVVGGITPACTEVAAALYESILEGKVHRVSSPAVAEMEKILENTYRNINIGLANEMAILCHKMGIDVWEVIDAARSKPYGFQAFYPGPGVGGHCIPIDPFYLTWKAREYGYHTRLIETAGEINNYMPEFVLERSMKLLNRSGKALKNARILVLGVAYKQDIDDCRQSPALDVIALLERYGANVVYHDPYVASFTYKGKDYQSTELTAKNLQAADLVLLTTMHTGFDYDFIQSHAALIFDTKNAFKAVMERDNIERL; encoded by the coding sequence ATGAAAAAGCAAAGTATATTGACTAAAATTAAAGAAAAAACAGCTCATTTAGGGGTAATCGGCTTAGGCTATGTAGGACTGCCGTTGGCAGTGGAAAAGGCAAAGGCCGGCTATACTACCATTGGCTTCGATGTACAGGACCAGAAAGTGGACATGGTCAACCGGGGCGAAAACTATATTGGTGATATTGTGCCTGATGAGCTGCGCCAGGTGGTAAAGGCGGGCAAGCTGAAGGCCACCAGGGACTTTTCTTTTATCCGGGAAGTTGATTGTGTGGCTATTTGTGTCCCTACGCCGCTTGATATTTATCAGCAGCCCGACATTTCCTATGTGGTGCAGTCCACGGCGGCCTTGGCCGAATACCTGCATCCCGGCATGCTGATTGTTCTGGAAAGCACTACCTATCCCGGTACGACGGAGGAAGTGGTAAAGCCGCTGCTGGAGGAGTCCGGGTTGATTGTCGGGGAGGATATTTTTCTGGCCTTTTCGCCGGAACGGGTTGATCCGGGCAATCAATTCTATAATACCAAGAACACTCCGAAGGTGGTTGGCGGGATTACCCCAGCTTGCACCGAAGTGGCTGCGGCACTTTATGAAAGCATTTTGGAAGGGAAAGTCCACCGCGTTTCCAGTCCGGCCGTGGCGGAGATGGAAAAGATTCTGGAAAACACTTACCGGAATATCAATATCGGTTTAGCCAATGAAATGGCTATTCTCTGCCATAAGATGGGGATTGACGTTTGGGAGGTCATTGACGCCGCCAGAAGCAAACCCTACGGCTTTCAGGCCTTTTATCCGGGGCCGGGCGTCGGCGGGCACTGCATACCGATCGACCCGTTTTATCTGACCTGGAAGGCCCGGGAATACGGCTATCATACCCGCCTGATCGAAACGGCGGGAGAAATAAACAATTACATGCCGGAATTTGTGCTGGAGCGTAGCATGAAGCTGCTGAACCGCTCCGGCAAGGCTTTAAAGAATGCCCGTATTCTGGTATTAGGTGTGGCTTATAAGCAGGACATTGATGACTGCCGCCAGTCGCCGGCGCTGGATGTGATCGCTCTGCTGGAACGGTACGGGGCCAATGTCGTTTATCACGATCCTTATGTTGCCAGCTTTACTTACAAAGGGAAAGACTATCAATCTACGGAGCTGACGGCGAAGAATTTGCAAGCTGCCGATTTGGTGTTGCTTACTACCATGCATACCGGCTTTGATTATGACTTCATTCAGAGCCATGCTGCCCTGATCTTTGATACTAAAAATGCCTTTAAAGCTGTGATGGAACGGGACAATATTGAGAGATTATAG
- a CDS encoding acyltransferase, translating into MEQNYFVHESSYVDQPCRIGSGTKIWHFTHVMANSVIGENCNIGQNVVISPEVVLGNNVKIQNNVSVYTGVVCEDDVFLGPSCVFTNVINPRSHVSRRAEYKETLLCRGASIGANATIVCGHRIGRYAFIGAGAVVTKDVPDYALLVGNPARQRGWVCQCGEKLSFQETTAVCQACGAQYHLEAGCVKEVSI; encoded by the coding sequence ATGGAACAGAATTATTTTGTACATGAGTCCAGCTATGTAGATCAGCCCTGCCGGATCGGCAGTGGCACAAAGATATGGCATTTCACTCACGTCATGGCTAATTCGGTGATTGGTGAAAACTGCAATATTGGACAGAATGTGGTGATCTCGCCGGAAGTCGTATTGGGGAACAACGTAAAGATTCAAAATAATGTGTCGGTGTATACCGGGGTGGTTTGTGAAGATGATGTGTTCCTCGGGCCTTCCTGTGTGTTCACCAATGTGATTAACCCGCGCAGTCATGTCAGTCGTAGGGCTGAATATAAGGAAACTTTGCTTTGCCGCGGTGCCTCTATCGGAGCCAATGCGACCATTGTCTGTGGTCACCGGATCGGACGGTACGCCTTTATCGGCGCTGGTGCGGTAGTCACCAAAGATGTTCCCGACTATGCTCTCTTGGTTGGCAATCCGGCCAGGCAGCGAGGCTGGGTTTGCCAGTGTGGCGAAAAACTTTCCTTTCAAGAAACAACGGCAGTCTGCCAGGCTTGTGGTGCACAATATCACCTGGAAGCGGGCTGTGTGAAAGAAGTGAGTATATGA